The following nucleotide sequence is from Primulina huaijiensis isolate GDHJ02 unplaced genomic scaffold, ASM1229523v2 scaffold208202, whole genome shotgun sequence.
ACCATTCGCCTAGCTTTCTTCATGCTATATATATACGAAGTTTTCAGTGGAAAATTATATAAACTGAATCATATATagcttaatataatttaaaagaaaGATTAATTATAAACTTTTAAAGGGGATTAATCGATCAGCAACACTAGCCATGCGCCCCATTACATCAACCTGAACCCGAAGCGAAACGATGTAATCTATGGTCTCTTTGATCAAAGAGATTTCATCCATGTCTTCTCCACCAGGCACGAGCCTTTTCAGAGCACGGGTTCTGCTTTTCACCAGTTTCTTTTCGATTAAACTAGCTCCGACGACACTCGGAAGCACGGCTTTCCTTGCTCTGATCTGACGAGTGACACGGCTTCGTTTCATGATTTTCTTGCTGCATCTGATCAAACCAAACGAGTCTTTGCGTGGTGCTTCACGACCTGATATTTTCTCGATTAGGGTTTTGTTAGATCCATCCCTGGAAGCATCGGAGATCAGTGCGCGGCTCCACCGGGTAGTCGAGTTTCTGGTTGAAGCGATGGCTATGTCTGCCGAGAGTTTTATGGCCTTTCTTCTTTCCAAAATGGTCGTGTTCTTGTTGAAGTTGGTGTGTAGCTGGAGACCCTTTATCCAGTTCTTGAGGAATTCTTGTTTTAGCGATGAATTTTGCATTCTACGAGAGTGTTTAAACAAGagggaaaaagaagaagataatCAGCGTTACATGATCATCACAACTATGCTAACAGAtacgaaatatatatatagaaagaaGATTTCGATTTTGAaatttagtcatggagaaacttttaattatataaaaacttatatataactatatatattCTTTAGATTTTACCATCTTGATTTTTTCATATGTATACATTCTTATACATATTAGACACAAAAACTTGGTGAAACGAATATCTGATCCGATCCAATCCAAATCATGAAAAAGTATCActtttaattatatcaaaaatattactattcATGATAAATTTCTCACGGAAATAGAAGCATGAGACCGTTATTATGATATCCCTCTCATTGAATATCATATGTTCTATCTCTCGAAAACTCGGCAGCAGGAGACGAGGGTGATTCCCCAGTCCTCCTTAAATTTTTCTTATCTATTTGTT
It contains:
- the LOC140966893 gene encoding transcription factor IBH1-like 1, with product MKERMQNSSLKQEFLKNWIKGLQLHTNFNKNTTILERRKAIKLSADIAIASTRNSTTRWSRALISDASRDGSNKTLIEKISGREAPRKDSFGLIRCSKKIMKRSRVTRQIRARKAVLPSVVGASLIEKKLVKSRTRALKRLVPGGEDMDEISLIKETIDYIVSLRVQVDVMGRMASVADRLIPFKSL